CAGGGGGCGCAGCAAGGATATTCTGGTGCTTTCCAACGGCGAGAAAGCATCGCCCCAGGATGTGGAAATTGCCATTCTTGATGATCCGCTGTTTGAGCAGGTGATGCTGGTTGGCGAAGGGAAACCTTTCTTTTCCTTGCTGGCCGTTACCCAGGAGGAGGATGAGAAAATTCTCGTCCGGCGCGCCAACGCCCGATTGAAAGCCTTTCCCCGCTACGTGAGAGTGCGCCGTGTGATTGCTGTCAAGGAGCCATGGACGATAGAGAACGGGCTTCTCACGCCGACCCAGAAAGTCCGGCGCAGCGCGGTAGAGGCGCGCTACGGGGAGCTAATCAAGCAGCTCTATCAGACCTGACAAGCACGGGTGGCGGAATCCGTTCGTTAAACCCGGATTGTCCATTGGAATGCTTGTGCATGTAGGAGCGGCGCCCTCGCCGCGAATGCAATCGCAAATCGCGGCGAGGGCGCCGCTCCTACAGCAATGTTTTGACTTAAATGGATTGTCTCGGTTAAAACGGCTTGACCACCACCAGAATCACCGATGCGCTCAGTATCAGCACGGGTAATTCGTTGAACCAGCGGTAGAAGACATGGCTGCGGCGATTGCGCTGCCGGGCAAAATCCTCCACCAGCTTGCCGCAGTAGAGGTGGTAAATGATCAGAACCACCACCAGCGCCAGCTTGGCATACAGCCAGCCGCCACTGAATCCATAACCCAGCCACAGCCAGGTGCCGAGTGTCAGCGCCAGAATGGCCAGCGGGGTCATGAAGCGGTACAGCTTGCGCTCCATCAGGGTCAGGCGCTCTGCTGTTGCGGCATCCACGTCCATGGCGTGATTCACGAACAGCCTGGGAAGATAGAACAGTCCGGCAAACCAGGAAACAATAAAAATGATGTGGAAGGCTTTAATCCAGAGCATGGGGGGTATGCGCTTGTGCGGTAAGATGGGGGCAAATTATACGCCCTGATGGTTTACATGTTCCAAACCCGCCTCTTGATTATTGAATCCGACTTGCTGACAGCTCTGGCAGTGCCGCTGCCATCATTCGTGCTGATGCCTGATTCCTGCCTCAAGCAGGTTTTGTTGTGAAAAGTTGGCGTACATTTTTCACGGCC
The sequence above is drawn from the Sulfuricella sp. genome and encodes:
- a CDS encoding CopD family protein, with the protein product MLWIKAFHIIFIVSWFAGLFYLPRLFVNHAMDVDAATAERLTLMERKLYRFMTPLAILALTLGTWLWLGYGFSGGWLYAKLALVVVLIIYHLYCGKLVEDFARQRNRRSHVFYRWFNELPVLILSASVILVVVKPF